A genomic segment from Malus domestica chromosome 05, GDT2T_hap1 encodes:
- the LOC103445254 gene encoding uncharacterized protein, with protein MAFHTRSNSFPSRPHLIVHEADQHLCRLRSSEATCTSSSSISDKLSGLQDLHYCTENLLQLPLSQQALSQEQNDKYANELLDGSIRLLEVCGTAKDSLSQSKECIQDLQSIIRRRGGESALTSEVRKYMASRKMVKKAIHKAMVNLKGMKNRSAFSSLNNDNETVAIISKLRDVEAVTVAVFESLLSFISGPKLQPSSWSLVSKMMQSKRMACNEETEGNEFSLVDAALHKSADKAQNQLEKLESCIQEQEEGLECLFRQLIKTRVSLLNILNH; from the coding sequence ATGGCTTTCCACACTCGCTCTAACAGCTTCCCCTCAAGGCCACACCTGATCGTTCATGAAGCCGATCAACACTTGTGCAGATTGAGGTCTTCTGAGGCCACCTgcacatcatcatcatctatcAGCGACAAGCTAAGTGGCCTCCAAGACTTGCATTATTGTACGGAGAATTTGCTTCAGTTGCCCCTCTCTCAACAGGCCTTGTCCCAAGAGCAGAATGACAAATATGCTAATGAGCTATTAGATGGCTCTATCAGACTCTTGGAGGTTTGTGGCACTGCCAAGGATTCCCTGTCGCAAAGCAAGGAATGCATACAGGATCTTCAGTCAATCATAAGAAGGCGGGGAGGTGAATCTGCACTCACAAGTGAGGTCAGGAAATACATGGCCTCTAGGAAGATGGTGAAGAAGGCAATCCACAAGGCTATGGTAAATCTGAAGGGAATGAAAAATAGATCAGCTTTCTCTTCCCTCAACAACGACAATGAGACAGTTGCCATTATTAGCAAGTTGAGAGACGTTGAAGCAGTCACTGTCGCAGTCTTTGAATCACTTTTGTCCTTCATTTCTGGGCCAAAGTTACAGCCAAGTAGCTGGTCATTGGTCTCAAAGATGATGCAGTCGAAAAGAATGGCTTGTAACGAAGAAACAGAAGGCAATGAATTTTCACTAGTTGATGCTGCACTGCACAAAAGTGCAGATAAAGCGCAGAACCAACTTGAGAAGCTAGAGTCGTGTATTCAAGAGCAGGAAGAAGGACTAGAGTGCCTATTTAGGCAACTCATCAAAACAAGAGTCTCCCTCCTCAACATCCTAAATCACTAG